Proteins from a genomic interval of Oscillospiraceae bacterium:
- a CDS encoding ATPase produces MERLILPKLLAWKESKHRKPLILKGVRQVGKTWVLEEFGRRHYGNT; encoded by the coding sequence TTGGAACGACTAATTCTGCCTAAGCTGCTTGCGTGGAAAGAGTCCAAACACCGCAAACCGCTGATTTTGAAAGGTGTCCGCCAGGTAGGGAAAACATGGGTTTTGGAGGAATTCGGCCGACGGCATTACGGGAATACG